Part of the Candidatus Cloacimonas sp. genome, AAAGTTTCCTTAACCGGTAATGAGGCAATACCCGATACATTAATTTACAATATTACCAAGCCCTATCTGGGAATGAATTTATTGGCTATGCCCACGGCGGAGATAAAAGCCAAGGTGTTAACTCTTTCCCGAGTGAAAAGTGTGAAATTGCACAAACGGTTACCAGCCACATTGAAACTAAACATCAATGAACGCAAAGCGGCAATATATATAAAAACAATTGAAGGTGATTTACATCCAGTTGATGCCGAAGGGATTGTTTTGATGAAGTATTCTCCCATTTATAGAGAAGATATGCCTATTTACAGCACTTATTTAAATAATCATCAAATCAAACCGGGATATAAACTGAAAAATGAAGGACTGCAAAAGGTTTTACAATTGCACCAAAGGATTGCGAAAGAAGTTCCCGCTTTTCTTACCCAGATATCAGAATATTATTTAATTGATAAAACGGTCTATATGATAGATGCGAAAACAGGGACGCGCATCATTCCTGCGCAGGAGGACTTAACAAAACAGCTTTCACGCTATCAGTTTGTTCAGGAAAATGGCAATATTAACAAAAACAGCGTAGTTGACCTGCGCTATAAAAATCAGGTTGTAGTTAAGGCAGGCAATAAATGAAACAATCTATTATAACCGCTTTGGATATCGGTTCTTCCAATGTTCGCTGTATCATTGCAAATGAAATTGGAGATGGACGGCTGGAAATATTAGGTATTGGTGATTACCCTTCCGAAGGTATTGAAGGAGGCATAGTTAAAGATATTCAAGCTCTTTCGGGTTGTGTGGCAAAAGCAATTTCCACTGCAGAAAAAGAAGGAAAGACCTCTGCCTC contains:
- a CDS encoding FtsQ-type POTRA domain-containing protein — encoded protein: MELNKGTRKRRGNSRYYLFFFIALSVVALLGTSIWYGFTHIDLFTLQKVSLTGNEAIPDTLIYNITKPYLGMNLLAMPTAEIKAKVLTLSRVKSVKLHKRLPATLKLNINERKAAIYIKTIEGDLHPVDAEGIVLMKYSPIYREDMPIYSTYLNNHQIKPGYKLKNEGLQKVLQLHQRIAKEVPAFLTQISEYYLIDKTVYMIDAKTGTRIIPAQEDLTKQLSRYQFVQENGNINKNSVVDLRYKNQVVVKAGNK